The Lysinibacillus timonensis nucleotide sequence GAGGCTAAATTGTATTCTCTGTCGCGCAAGATGACAATCTGATTTCGAATAAACCGTGCCATTTCAACCCAACCAGTTATACACATTGCAATGATAATCGTGGAAATACTAGGTCTTAATATTAAAGACATTAAGATTAATACAATTGTTGTTGGTATATTTTCAACAATGTTATACATATGTGAAATAGGGGTTTCAAGCCGTCTGGAAAAGCCCCATAACGCACCAATCGTCATCCCAACAATCACTTCGACAAGTGCAACAACAACACCTATTTGTAATGATGTTCGCGTCCCCGCCCATATACGTGACCATAAGTCCTGTCCAATCGCATTTGTTCCGAACCAATACTCCGCATTAGGCTCGATATTCCTAGCTTGATAACCTGTCTCAGGATCCAAATTTATTTCAGTCGGAGATTTTTGATAAGGTAGATACGGCTGGATAAACACAAAGAACACAATAGCTACAACTAAACATAATAGAAATACCGCAAGTCTATTTTTCAAAAAAGACTGCCAAGTAGAACGCCAATAAGAATAATTGGAGAACCCTGTTTCTTCTGCTTTATTTTCATCTGTACTAGCAAATTCAAATAACTGTTCACTAGACTTATCCGAAATATGACGTATTTCTTCTGAAAAAAAGCCCATTATCGTACACTCTCCCCTCTACCCAACTTAATGCGGGGGTCTACTATTGCCATCGCTATATCACCTAAAAATAAACCAATAATTCCCAATGAAGAGAAAATTAAAACAAGACCTTGTACGACTGCATTATCTTGACGTTGAATAGCATCTACGAGTAACCCACCCATACCAGGGACAGAATATAAGGATTCAATATAAATCGAACCTGTTATGGTAAAAAGAATCGTTGCTGGTAAATATTGAGCTAATGGTATAAATGCATTTCGCATTACATGGCTAAACATTAAAGTACCTTCTTTCACACCTTTCGCTCGTGCAAGTTTAATGTAATCTTTGTTTAATTCATCTACCATGTAACGGCGCATCCACATTGCATAGGATGCAATTGGACCTAACGCAAGCGATACCAGAGGTAAAATCCAACTTAGCGGCTTGTCCTCATCAAACAACATTGGTAATTTAAAGAGGTCCGTAATATAAACCTGAATTAACAGGTAATAAACCATTGCGGGGACAGCAACAACGAAAACAATATATCCTGTCCCTAATCGATCGAGCCAACGTCCCTTCATTTGTGCCATCAAAATACCAAGCGGTACTCCTATTAAAAGTGCTAATGCTACAGCACCTAATCCTAAAGATAATGAGTACATAATTTTATCAGCAATAATTTCAACAACAGGTACATCAGTACGATATGTAATAGATGTTCCTAAATCCCCACGAAATAAGTCTGCATAAAAATTACCTAATTGCACAAGTATTGGATCACGCAATCCTAAATTTGTTAGAAAAACCTCTTGTTGCTCAGGTGTCATTTTCTCAGCTGCTGCCCCTAAATAACCCTCTTCAGGTAATAAACGTAGTAATAAGAAAACAATTGTAATGATAATGAAAAGCGTTATAACCGATTGTAATAACCGTTTTCCGATATACCCCCACATAAAGAAACCTCCTTACTAAATCAAATGCCCCTTGGCGTATCAGCAGATGTACTACGCTTTTATCGAAGTCAAAATGTGCGCATCCAAATATTTTAAAAACTGGCCAACAAAATCGTTATATAACCCGTAACCGTAAGAACAGGATGCTCATCACTGCTACTGAAATAATTTAAATATGAAGGAAGGAGATGGGAATATTTCTGCCATCTCCTTCATTTTGTTTTTTCATACAAACCTATTTTTCTATTAATAGAGTAAACCGTTGCTTGTATTTCTTATTGATTTACTTCTGCTAATGCTTCAGCACGTTCTTTTTCCCATTGTGCTTTTGCTTCCTGATATTCTTCATTACTCATTGGCTTCTCTAAAACACTTTGACCTTTAAATTTCTCTGAAGTTACACCAAATGGTGAGAACTGTGCGTCAAATGGATTTAATTTAGATGCAATGTATCCGTCCCCTTGAACTGAATAAGGAATAACAAATGCCTCCTCAATTAAAAAGCTTTCCGCTTCTGCAAATAACTGATACCGTTCTTGAGTTTCAATTGTCGCTTTTGCAGCCTCAACCATATTGTCATATTTTGTTTTACCATTCGATTCAACATATCCCTCTGCAAGTTCAGGTTTGTTATAAGTACCACCCGTTGTAAACGGATCTGTATAAGTTGATGGGTCAGCAAAGTCAGGACCCCAGTTTACTTCCATAAAAGCAAACTTACCTGGACGACGAACTTCTGATAAGAATCCTGTAGATGGTCCTGCTTCAACAATAATGTCAATGTAATCTTTACCCAATAAGTTTTCCATTTGTTGTTCAATTACTTGTGCACGGTTTGCCCAGTCTGGCATACCTGAGTTATATGGCATCAGCACTTTTACTGGAAATGTTGCCTTACCTTCAAGTTCCGCTAATGCTTTTTCTTTAAATTCAAGTGCTAATTCTTTGTTAAACGAGTCTTTATTTGTAAATGGTGCGAGTGGTTCTAATTGCGTGTAATCTACGCCATCAATATCTACAAAGTTTTTAGGCGTAATTGTATTGTTTAATAAGGACTCCGGATTATATGGCTCCAATGTCATCATTGCGGACACGCGGTCTAATCCATGGAATAATGATTTACGGAAGTTTTTGTTATTCACAACTACTTTCCAGTTTTCCGGCTCATATTCAGCATCAAATTGTGGATCAAAATTTAATGCATAGAAATACGTATAGAAGCTTGTTGTACCTTCACGGACTAGTTCTTTTTTCTCTGGATCGTTAAACCAATCATCTAATATAGCTGTCGGAATAAGCGCTTGGTCTGTTTCACCACGTACAAATAGTTCAGGCGCTACAGTATTCGCTTCTGCATTATATTTGTAATGAATTTTATCGATTAATACATTATCCTTATCCCAGTAAGATTCGTTTTTCGCAAGGATCCGTTCGTTTTGCGGTTCAAATGTTTCTAACACATACGCTCCGTTATAAAGAAGGTTTTCCCCAGATGTACCAAAGCTTTCTCCTTTTTCAGCTAAGAAGTCTCCATTCACAGGGAAGAAACATACATAATTCAGCATAGAAAGGAAGTAAGGTGTTGGTGTTTCTAAAGTATACTCAACCGTGTATTCATCGAGTGCTTTTATACCCACCTGTGAAAAGTCTGTAATTTCTCCTTCATAAAACGCATTACCATTTTTTACGACAGTTGCAATCCAAGCTGTTGAAGATTCGTTTTTCGCATCAAGTACATAATGTAAACCATCAACAAAGTCTTGTGCTTTAACATCTGCATATTCTTCACCTTCATGAGTAACCCATTTGACTCCTTCGCGAAGTTTGAACGTCCAAACTGTAGCATCTTCATTCGGAGTCCAAGATTCCGCTAAGCCAGGCTGAACAACACCATACTTATCGTATTCGATTAGGCCATCGACTAAATTTGCAGCAACACCAAACTCATTTGTATCTGAAGTTTTTAAGTAATTTAATGTTTTTACTTCACCCGAATATAGAATTCGATAAACTGATTCATCATTTGACGATTCCCCACCACTACATGCTGCAAGGACAGTAGCAATGCACGCAATTAAAATAAGTAAATACTTCTTCATAGAACCCCTCCCATTAACAATCGTTTTTATTATGAAAATCCGATCCCAGGACCGTCTGACATTTTAATTAGTTGATTATTAAAATGTGGACCTCCTACAACTGGATCTTTCAAACAAAGTAGCGGCCCATCTAAATCGACCATCGTGATGTTTTTCTGGGATGCAGCAAAGTGAGCAGCCGCGCTAACGCCAATTTTTGTTTCTAACATGCAACCAATCATGCATTCGATTCCATTTGCTTCAGCAACATGACATAGTTTTTGAGCCTGGTAAATCCCACCTGTTTTCATTAGCTTGATATTGATTAAATCAGCTGCACGCATTTCAATAATTTTGATAGCATCCTGAGCTGAAAATACACTTTCGTCGGCTAAAATATTCGTTTGAGTATTTGCCGTCACATATTGTAATCCTTTTAAATCTGCATAATGGACGGGTTGCTCAACTAATTCGATATCAACACCTGCATCTTCCATTTTACCGATGATTTTTACTGCTTGTTTTGGTGTCCAACCTTGATTAGCATCAACACGTAACGTTATATTCCGACCAACAGCGTGTCTTATCTGAATAATGCGCTCTGCATCACCGTTGGGGTCTTTTCCCACCTTAACCTTAAGAATTTGGAATCCGCGCTTTACTGCGTTTAGACAATCATTTATCATCTCAGGAGTGTCATTAACACTAATGGTAAGATCCGTTTGTAGTTCTTGACGAAAGCCTCCTAACACTTTATACAATGGTGCGTTTAGCTTTTTAGCAAACAGATCATAAATCGCCATATCAACTGCTGCTTTTGCACTTGTATTTTTATAAATAGATGCATTTATTTTTTCCATAATTGGGGACAGTTCATCGATATTCATACCCATAATGGCAGGCTTAATATAGTCTATTATGGCATTTTCAATCGATGATTTTGTTTCCCCAGTAATGGCGGCTGTTGGTGTAGCTTCACCTAATCCAATTACATCTTCATCAGTTATCACCTGCACCCCAATATTTTGAATACGATTTACTGTTCGAAGGGCTGTTTTAAATGGACTAATTAATGGTGCTTCGACCTCAAAAAGTTTAATGTCGATAATTTTCATGGCATCACCCAATCTATTAAGTTAAAAACTGTAGTATACGTAATACTTCGTAATAATTATCTGTTTCAAATTCAACCGTATTATGTGGCTTAAATTTAGCACCTGGGTAGAATGAATTGCGGAATGCCCTAGTATGATCTCGGTAAATAATTTCAACGTGAAATGTTGCTGGTAATTTCACTTGTAAATCTTTACGTTCAATTTTCATTGCTTGTTCTACTAATCTACGTATCTCTGAAATGGCAAGTTGAGGACTAACGTTAATTGTTGCATGACCAATACCCTCTTTTGTTGCAAACGTCACGATATTTTCATTGACTGTACAAATCTCTTCCGTTAATCCGACATCTCCACTTACAAAAGCGACTGGTACATCGTGAAGAGCTGCTGCATACGTATTAATTAAAAATTCACTCGCATATTCGCCGTTAATTTTAACATCCGCATTCGTGACTAACGTATGTGCAAGAGGATTACGATGGCTACCACCTTTACTATGGTAGCCAATAAAAATAACACGATCAAAGCTTTCTTCTAAACCTGCAACCATACACATTGGATCACCAGTCCACCCACGAATTACTTTGACGTTAACTGGTAAATTAGATATATCTAGATTTCTTGCAGAATCATGAGCATCTTTCAATAATATTTCTGTTGCTCCACCTGCGATTGCACCTTCAATTGCGGCCTCAACTTCTTTTGTCATTTGTTTTTGGAACGGCTCATAATCTGGTGCATTTTTCTCTGTTTCAATCCATGTTGTAGATCCTGTTACACCTTCAAGATCAGCACTTATATATACTTTCATTTGAATTGATACTCCTTTATGTCGTTGTTTTTAACTTCTGCAAGGATAGGACCGTAATGGACTATAGTGGAACCGGAACGTATTGCCCAAGCCCGATTTCCATAGTCGAAATGCCACCATTCTTCATGATAATTTTGAAACCCTGCAGTCGTCATACAGTTAAATAAAATTCTTCTATTAATTAAAGCAACTTCATTTTCCTTACTGTTCAGTTCAAAATACTGTGTTGCAGACTTATCGCTAATTTCATCAAACATTGTTCCTAAATCTAGTTCTTCCCCATTTGAATTACCAATTGTCAAATCAATAGCACCACCTGAAATATGTGGTGAAGTTTGTTCAGGCATTAAACTTGGATAAGCAACATATTTCAATGTTTCTTTAACTACTTCTTCGTCTGACAAATTTTCATTTCTATTTTTTATATTTTCAAAAAATAATTGAAACAATGATGCCTGCACTTGATACGGTCGGTATCCGTCAAACAAGATAAGGCTATAACGTTGAGGTAACAATTCCAACGCTCTTTTCAAGCGCTCATAAACTCCCTTACGCAAATAAATAAATTTTAAACTCTCTGGTATGCTTTGCATGTAGTAAATTGGTTTTAGGAATAATCGATTGGGTATTTCTTGTACTCGTATAAGGGGTTCTTTACTTTCAAAGAATTCAAGGTCCACTTGATTGAATGGTTGAATGGAAACGATTGGTTTTAATAACTCATCTTTAATGAATATCACCCCTATCGTAAGATAACTTCAAATTATAGAATTTTTAGACAATTTAATATTTAAAATAAAATCTATCATATTTTTATTTTAATTACTAGATGAAAAATATCTTTTTCTTACTTATATTATGTTATCTTTAAGTAATATTTATCTAATCTTATTTATATTAATATATGTTATTCAAGACGTCTTTATTGCGAATAGAATAATCATTTTTAGTAATTCCTCGAAAAAAACAAAAAGTTATTTAGGTCAAAAAATGAACCTAAATAACTTAATCAATTTTTAAGTTTAAAATTCAAAAGCTTGAACGATATGACCAGCTCGTCCGATTGTCGTTTCAGCTTGAGATAATGAATTTAAGATTGCCTCTTCTGTCGTTTCAGCTGCAGCAATAAATAGCTCATTCATGATTAAATGGTCCTCTCGCAACTGCGTCCTCGATTCTACTATTTTGTACGGAGAATGAGATATTGTATGTGCAGTTGTAAAACCGATTACGATGTCACCACTTCCATGGGAATAATGACTGCCAATTCGTCCTAGACCAATACCACACCGCTTAATAACTCTTTTTAATTGTCTACTACTTAATGGAGCATCTGTAGCAAAAATGATAATAATTGATCCATCATTTGGTGGTACAGTTGGATTTGTTTTTCGATGCTCATGGATGTACCGTCCATACTGAAATTCTTTGCTATCACCAAAATTACTTAATACTAAACAGCCCACTGTGTATGAGAGGTTTTCATCTTCCACTTTAATTATTCTCGAAGAAGTACCGATTCCTCCTTTATATCCAAAACACATCATACCTTTTCCCGCACCAATAGCACCTTCTTTTGAAATCTCTGAAGTCGCATTACGGATTGCATGAATTGCGTGTTCGGGTGTTACTGGTAATTTTCTAATTGAATTTAAATAGCTATCATTACATTCTCCTACCACTATATTAATTGTACCTGTTACAATTCCGATATCCGGGTTTTCTTCAAGCATATATTTTAAAGTACCTTGGGTTACAGCTGGTACACCGAATGTGTTCGTTAACATGATAGGTGATTCTATAACGCCTAATTCATTTATTTGAACAAGGCCTGTAGTTTTACCAAAACCATTAATGACATAACTTGCAGCTGTCACCTTTTCCTGAAAGAGATTCCCCCCATGTGGAAGGATTGCGGTTACACCAGTGCATGCATGTTCCCCCTCTTCATGAAGCGGATAATCCAATGTTACATGCCCAACCTTCACTCCGGTTACATCCGTTATACAGTTTTTTACTCCTACTGGTAATTTCCCTATTTTGATACCCAACTCTCGTATTTTCTTGCCCATCTCTCCACCTCTAACATTCTTTATTACGTTCTATTTCACTAATATTCGGACTATTTAATAATACAAAAAAAAGTTCCTATTTTAACTTTAGGAACATTCTTCAACAGTTATTTTTATGTTAACACGATTTGATGAACAGTTATAATTCTAGTTAACCTTTTTTCCAAGAATCACTAAATCACGCTTTACCCCATCTAATGTAGCGACCTCGGGTAAGTATGCCCATTGTTCAAAACCAAAACTTTTGATTAGACGAAGACTTGGTTCATTGTGCGCAAATACAAATCCAAGTAATGTATCAATATTATATTTTGGACTTTCAGAAATGACCTTTGCCATAATACTTTTGCCGATACGTTTTCCTCGATAATCCTCATGAAGATATATGCTAAACTCTGCCGTTGCATCGTATGCTGGTCTACCGTAGAAAGATTGTAGACTTACCCAACCACAAGTTTCTCCACCTAGCTCAACAATCCATAATGGTCTT carries:
- a CDS encoding P1 family peptidase; this encodes MGKKIRELGIKIGKLPVGVKNCITDVTGVKVGHVTLDYPLHEEGEHACTGVTAILPHGGNLFQEKVTAASYVINGFGKTTGLVQINELGVIESPIMLTNTFGVPAVTQGTLKYMLEENPDIGIVTGTINIVVGECNDSYLNSIRKLPVTPEHAIHAIRNATSEISKEGAIGAGKGMMCFGYKGGIGTSSRIIKVEDENLSYTVGCLVLSNFGDSKEFQYGRYIHEHRKTNPTVPPNDGSIIIIFATDAPLSSRQLKRVIKRCGIGLGRIGSHYSHGSGDIVIGFTTAHTISHSPYKIVESRTQLREDHLIMNELFIAAAETTEEAILNSLSQAETTIGRAGHIVQAFEF
- a CDS encoding M55 family metallopeptidase — its product is MKVYISADLEGVTGSTTWIETEKNAPDYEPFQKQMTKEVEAAIEGAIAGGATEILLKDAHDSARNLDISNLPVNVKVIRGWTGDPMCMVAGLEESFDRVIFIGYHSKGGSHRNPLAHTLVTNADVKINGEYASEFLINTYAAALHDVPVAFVSGDVGLTEEICTVNENIVTFATKEGIGHATINVSPQLAISEIRRLVEQAMKIERKDLQVKLPATFHVEIIYRDHTRAFRNSFYPGAKFKPHNTVEFETDNYYEVLRILQFLT
- a CDS encoding GNAT family N-acetyltransferase, with amino-acid sequence MEEISFRIAKLEDLPIIVEIYNSTVDSRMVTADTEPVTVEGRMNWFKEHDPSKRPLWIVELGGETCGWVSLQSFYGRPAYDATAEFSIYLHEDYRGKRIGKSIMAKVISESPKYNIDTLLGFVFAHNEPSLRLIKSFGFEQWAYLPEVATLDGVKRDLVILGKKVN
- a CDS encoding peptide ABC transporter substrate-binding protein → MKKYLLILIACIATVLAACSGGESSNDESVYRILYSGEVKTLNYLKTSDTNEFGVAANLVDGLIEYDKYGVVQPGLAESWTPNEDATVWTFKLREGVKWVTHEGEEYADVKAQDFVDGLHYVLDAKNESSTAWIATVVKNGNAFYEGEITDFSQVGIKALDEYTVEYTLETPTPYFLSMLNYVCFFPVNGDFLAEKGESFGTSGENLLYNGAYVLETFEPQNERILAKNESYWDKDNVLIDKIHYKYNAEANTVAPELFVRGETDQALIPTAILDDWFNDPEKKELVREGTTSFYTYFYALNFDPQFDAEYEPENWKVVVNNKNFRKSLFHGLDRVSAMMTLEPYNPESLLNNTITPKNFVDIDGVDYTQLEPLAPFTNKDSFNKELALEFKEKALAELEGKATFPVKVLMPYNSGMPDWANRAQVIEQQMENLLGKDYIDIIVEAGPSTGFLSEVRRPGKFAFMEVNWGPDFADPSTYTDPFTTGGTYNKPELAEGYVESNGKTKYDNMVEAAKATIETQERYQLFAEAESFLIEEAFVIPYSVQGDGYIASKLNPFDAQFSPFGVTSEKFKGQSVLEKPMSNEEYQEAKAQWEKERAEALAEVNQ
- a CDS encoding M15 family metallopeptidase; the protein is MIFIKDELLKPIVSIQPFNQVDLEFFESKEPLIRVQEIPNRLFLKPIYYMQSIPESLKFIYLRKGVYERLKRALELLPQRYSLILFDGYRPYQVQASLFQLFFENIKNRNENLSDEEVVKETLKYVAYPSLMPEQTSPHISGGAIDLTIGNSNGEELDLGTMFDEISDKSATQYFELNSKENEVALINRRILFNCMTTAGFQNYHEEWWHFDYGNRAWAIRSGSTIVHYGPILAEVKNNDIKEYQFK
- a CDS encoding ABC transporter permease gives rise to the protein MWGYIGKRLLQSVITLFIIITIVFLLLRLLPEEGYLGAAAEKMTPEQQEVFLTNLGLRDPILVQLGNFYADLFRGDLGTSITYRTDVPVVEIIADKIMYSLSLGLGAVALALLIGVPLGILMAQMKGRWLDRLGTGYIVFVVAVPAMVYYLLIQVYITDLFKLPMLFDEDKPLSWILPLVSLALGPIASYAMWMRRYMVDELNKDYIKLARAKGVKEGTLMFSHVMRNAFIPLAQYLPATILFTITGSIYIESLYSVPGMGGLLVDAIQRQDNAVVQGLVLIFSSLGIIGLFLGDIAMAIVDPRIKLGRGESVR
- a CDS encoding ABC transporter permease yields the protein MGFFSEEIRHISDKSSEQLFEFASTDENKAEETGFSNYSYWRSTWQSFLKNRLAVFLLCLVVAIVFFVFIQPYLPYQKSPTEINLDPETGYQARNIEPNAEYWFGTNAIGQDLWSRIWAGTRTSLQIGVVVALVEVIVGMTIGALWGFSRRLETPISHMYNIVENIPTTIVLILMSLILRPSISTIIIAMCITGWVEMARFIRNQIVILRDREYNLASKCLGTPGYKIIIKNLLPYLISIIMLRMSLAIPFAIGAEVFLTYIGLGLPVSDPSLGNLINEGRVLMMSPDLRYQLIFPSVVLSVITIAFYIIGNSFADAADPKNHV
- a CDS encoding dipeptide epimerase — its product is MKIIDIKLFEVEAPLISPFKTALRTVNRIQNIGVQVITDEDVIGLGEATPTAAITGETKSSIENAIIDYIKPAIMGMNIDELSPIMEKINASIYKNTSAKAAVDMAIYDLFAKKLNAPLYKVLGGFRQELQTDLTISVNDTPEMINDCLNAVKRGFQILKVKVGKDPNGDAERIIQIRHAVGRNITLRVDANQGWTPKQAVKIIGKMEDAGVDIELVEQPVHYADLKGLQYVTANTQTNILADESVFSAQDAIKIIEMRAADLINIKLMKTGGIYQAQKLCHVAEANGIECMIGCMLETKIGVSAAAHFAASQKNITMVDLDGPLLCLKDPVVGGPHFNNQLIKMSDGPGIGFS